Proteins encoded in a region of the Lathamus discolor isolate bLatDis1 chromosome Z, bLatDis1.hap1, whole genome shotgun sequence genome:
- the FAM151B gene encoding protein FAM151B, which yields MADEAQGAWGEQAVDHFLRSQRIEARDAAAVRWFHAANSKARAREAARSDVHMIEADVVLRGGQGGNGDPIMAHPPETDSDNTLQEWLKEIVNTDKGIKLDFKSLEAVRPSLELLEHVKHRLRRPIWINADILPGPNGSSSVVDAKGFLGTVTSYFPNVTLSLGWTTGWHPDKHNKGYDWVMVKEMAQICNTLPQPVTFAVRAALVRQSVSELCWLIQQSDRYSLTVWTGKQDVYSVEDLLYIRENFDKSRVYYDILEPQNSEFRKAIVA from the exons ATGGCGGACGAGGCGCAGG GTGCCTGGGGCGAACAGGCGGTGGATCACTTCCTGAGGTCGCAGCGCATCGAAGCCCGAGACGCTGCCGCCGTCCGCTGGTTCCACGCCGCCAACAGCAAGGCCCGAGCCAGGGAGGCCGCGAGAA GTGATGTTCACATGATAGAAGCAGATGTTGTTCTTCGTGGTGGCCAGGGAGGAAATGGAGACCCTATCATGGCTCATCCACCTGAAACAGACAGTGACAACACGTTGCAGGAATGGCTGAAAGAGATTGTCAACACGGATAAAGGCATCAAGCTGGATTTTAAGAG CCTAGAAGCCGTACGTCCTTCCTTGGAACTTCTTGAACATGTGAAACACCGCTTGAGGCGACCCATTTGGATCAATGCAGACATCCTACCCGGACCTAATGGCAGTAGCTCTGTAGTGGATGCAAAAGGGTTCCTTGGCACCGTCACCTCCTATTTCCCAAATGTGACCTTATCACTAGGGTGGACAACTGGCTGGCACCCTGACAAGCACAATAAAG GCTATGACTGGGTGATGGTGAAGGAAATGGCTCAGATATGCAACACACTTCCCCAGCCTGTAACTTTCGCTGTAAGAGCAGCACTGGTACGACAGTCAGTATCTGAGCTGTGCTGGTTAATCCAGCAGTCAGATAG gTACAGTCTCACTGTTTGGACAGGAAAGCAAGATGTGTACTCTGTGGAAGATTTGCTTTACATCCGAGAAAACTTTGATAAAAGTAGGGTTTATTATGACATTTTAGAGCCACAAAATTCTGAATTCAGAAAAGCCATAGTAGCATAG
- the ANKRD34B gene encoding LOW QUALITY PROTEIN: ankyrin repeat domain-containing protein 34B (The sequence of the model RefSeq protein was modified relative to this genomic sequence to represent the inferred CDS: inserted 3 bases in 2 codons; substituted 1 base at 1 genomic stop codon), producing MTELVDLPVEGNSLIRAVYQRHLRLTRLLLEGGAYINESNDRGETPLMIACRTKHVDSXSISKARMVKYLLENKADPNIQDKSGKTALMHTCLETAGPEVVSLLLKSGADPSLQDHSNCSALVYVINSEDRETLKVLLNACRVQGKEVIIITMDNLXSGRQKTKQYLNMPPAPLEECHSPAACISPSEIELKTFRSSLSSSDKTEKAFFSFKELDHPRSMDNSDSXSLMRKSSLTKARSKLSQMQRLQSEPWVKSSPSLFHQNKITSLHERLQDITPRGELSSKTTGLAPSNRFITRHQSIDIKDTSHVLKTFEHSGSRKLLYEKINSQIPCVQDKYNPSGIPVGKDASLGQISFTSNLNSVIQKRNLGANHCSSDSQLTTSMRPSAAEYSKSVIGKKKILSPSHSSLQNPREVLQNMRPFTLTGKNQVSLEKQESGALLLDHIAQTSPGFLPPLNVSPHSPVPDITLINRVSGMICCGQKHLVPAAPAFPRKTNNMKILLRRQSLQTEQIKQLVNY from the exons ATGACTGAACTGGTGGACTTGCCAGTGGAGGGGAACTCCCTGATAAGAGCTGTCTACCAAAGACACCTCCGTCTCACCAGGCTGCTATTAGAGGGTGGTGCCTACATCAATGAGAGCAATGACAGAGGAGAAACCCCACTCATGATTGCTTGTAGGACAAAACATGTGGACAGCTAGAGCATTAGCAAGGCAAGGATGGTTAAATACCTGCTGGAAAACAAGGCTGATCCAAACATACAGGATAAATCTGGGAAGACAGCCTTGATGCACACTTGTTTGGAAACAGCAGGCCCTGAAGTGGTGTCTCTGCTACTGAAAAGTGGGGCTGACCCCAGCCTGCAAGATCACTCCAACTGCTCTGCGCTTGTGTATGTAATAAACTCTGAAGACAGAGAGACCCTGAAAGTTCTTCTTAATGCTTGCAGGGTGCAAGGAAAAGAAGTCATCATCATCACAATGGACAATC CATCaggaaggcagaaaacaaagcagtacCTAAACATGCCTCCTGCACCCCTCGAGGAATGCCATTCCCCAGCTGCCTGCATTTCCCCATCAGAAATAGAACTGAAAACATTCCGGTCCTCGCTTTCAAGCTCAGATAAAACTGAAAAGGCGTTCTTTAGCTTTAAAGAGCTGGATCATCCACGAAGCATGGATAACTCAGATAG TTCACTTATGAGAAAATCCAGCTTGACAAAAGCCAGGTCCAAGCTCTCACAAATGCAGCGGCTGCAGTCTGAGCCTTGGGTAAAGAGCTCTCCGTCACTGTTCCACCAGAATAAAATCACCTCTTTACACGAAAGACTTCAGGATATTACTCCACGAGGAGAGCTCTCTTCTAAAACCACTGGCCTTGCCCCATCAAACAGATTCATCACCAGGCACCAAAGTATTGACATAAAAGACACTTCTCATGTACTGAAAACCTTTGAACATAGTGGATCAAGGAAATTATTGTATGAAAAGATAAACTCTCAGATTCCTTGTGTGCAAGACAAATATAACCCCAGTGGGATTCCTGTGGGTAAGGATGCCAGTTTGGGACAAATCAGCTTTACTTCAAACCTTAACAGTGTTATCCAGAAAAGAAACTTGGGAGCAAATCACTGCAGCTCTGATTCTCAGTTAACTACAAGTATGAGGCCTTCTGCTGCAGAATACAGTAAGTCAGtgataggaaagaaaaagatccTTTCTCCCTCTCACTCTTCGTTACAAAATCCTAGAGAAGTACTGCAGAACATGCGTCCTTTTACTCTGACAGGGAAAAACCAAGTTTCTCTAGAAAAGCAGGAATCGGGAGCCTTACTGTTGGATCACATTGCTCAGACAAGTCCAGGCTTTCTTCCACCACTGAATGTGAGTCCTCACTCCCCAGTTCCAGATATTACTTTGATAAACAGGGTTTCTGGGATGATTTGTTGTGGACAAAAGCATTTAGTTCCGGCAGCACCTGCCTTTCCTAGGAAGACCAACAACATGAAAATACTCCTAAGGAGGCAGTCACTACAGACTGAGCAGATCAAGCAATTAGTGAATTATTAA